A part of Arachis hypogaea cultivar Tifrunner chromosome 12, arahy.Tifrunner.gnm2.J5K5, whole genome shotgun sequence genomic DNA contains:
- the LOC140176778 gene encoding uncharacterized mitochondrial protein AtMg00810-like, which produces MEKPPGFVAQGESSSLSEADHSVFSRHSSSTTSIYLVVYVDDIVITGDDHEGITQLKQHLFDHFQTKDMGKLKYFLGIEVAQSNAGICISQRKYALDILEETGMLDSRPVDTPMDPNTKLSPDQGEPLADPGRYRRLIGRLNYLTVTQPDISFATSILSQFLDSPCDSHWDAAVRVLRYIKGAPGKGLLYEDKGHNQIVGYTDADWAGSPSDRRSTSGYCVFIGGNLIFWKSKKQNIVARSSAEAQYRAMALATCELIWLKQLVKELKFCEPSKMELVCDNQAALHIASNPVFHERTKHIEIDCHFIRKKLQSEKIVTAFVNSNDQLADIFTKALRGPRIQYICNKLGAYDLYALA; this is translated from the exons ATGGAGAAACCTCCCGGGTTTGTTGCTCAGGGGGAGTCTTCCAGCTTA AGTGAAGCAGATCATTCAGTTTTCTCCCGTCATTCTTCCTCCACGACCTCCATATATCTGgttgtttatgtggatgatattgtcaTTACTGGAGATGATCATGAGGGAATCACTCAGTTAAAACAGCACTTGTTTGATCACTTTCAGACTAAGGATATGGGAAAGTTAAAATATTTCCTAGGAATTGAAGTGGCACAATCTAATGCTGGGATCTGTATCTCACAGAGGAAATATGCTCTGGATATTCTTGAAGAAACTGGAATGTTGGATTCTAGACCTGTAGATACACCAATGgatcccaacacaaaacttagtCCAGATCAAGGAGAACCTCTTGCAGATCCTGGTAGATATCGCAGATTAATTGGCCGATTGAATTATTTGACAGTCACTCAGCCAGATATTTCATTTGCCACAAGTATCCTAAGTCAGTTTCTTGACTCCCCATGCGATAGTCATTGGGACGCAGCTGTTAGAGTCCTTAGATATATCAAAGGTGCTCCAGGAAAAGGTTTGTTGTATGAAGATAAAGGACATAACCAGATTGTTGGGTATACTGATGCAGATTGGGCAGGATCTCCATCTGATAGACGTTCTACATCTGGTTATTGTGTTTTTATTGGTGGAAACTTGATATTTTGGAAGAGTAAGAAGCAAAATATTGTAGCAAGATCTAGTGCGGAAGCTCAATATAGAGCTATGGCACTTGCCACATGTGAACTTATATGGTTGAAGCAATTAGTTAAGGAACTTAAGTTTTGTGAGCCGAGTAAGATGGAACTGGTATGCGATAATCAAGCTGCCTTACATATTGCTTCCAACCCTGTGTTTCATGAACGGACCAAGCACATAGAGATTGATTGCCATTTCATAAGGAAGAAGTTgcaaagtgagaaaatagtaacAGCCTTTGTCAACTCCAACGATCAACTTGCAGA